Proteins encoded within one genomic window of Brachybacterium muris:
- a CDS encoding calcium:proton antiporter — protein sequence MRRVLTRAAAMRLIIGWAAVGALALAGPLLAPPVPGPLLIGALAVIIAVILLCAFGVVHEAEALAHRLGDPYGTLVLTLSIVTIEVVLIAAVMLGPGDHTTIARDSVMAVSMIILNLIAGVCLLVGGLRHGDLRANRTGALAYTTLLVVLSATAFALPAMIGADGAYTPAQAVPVIAMTLGLYGFFLWRQMGAQAADFQEVTGPAGEEAAHRAATVGSESESGTASESATASETDTVPDVDHSPSIREIIAEHRPEVLARTALLVATVLPIVLLSHDMATLLDDGLGRVGAPVALAGVLIAMIVFTPESITAVRAALGGEMQRVVNLCHGALVSTVGLTIPTVLVIGLLTEQHVVFAESPANLLLLGTTLALTAVTAASPRVTAMHGAAHLMLFALYALALFS from the coding sequence ATGCGCCGCGTGCTCACTCGCGCCGCCGCCATGCGCCTCATCATCGGATGGGCCGCCGTGGGCGCCCTCGCCCTGGCAGGCCCCCTGCTCGCACCTCCCGTTCCCGGCCCGCTGCTGATCGGTGCCCTCGCCGTGATCATCGCGGTGATCCTGCTGTGCGCCTTCGGCGTGGTGCACGAGGCCGAGGCCCTCGCTCACCGCCTGGGCGACCCCTACGGCACGCTGGTCCTCACCCTGTCGATCGTGACCATCGAGGTGGTGCTGATCGCCGCGGTGATGCTGGGACCGGGTGACCACACCACCATCGCGCGCGACTCCGTGATGGCGGTGTCCATGATCATCCTGAACCTCATCGCCGGGGTGTGCCTGCTGGTGGGCGGACTGCGCCACGGGGACCTGCGCGCCAACCGCACCGGTGCCCTGGCCTACACGACACTGCTGGTGGTGCTCTCGGCCACCGCCTTCGCACTGCCCGCGATGATCGGGGCCGATGGGGCCTACACGCCCGCCCAGGCAGTGCCGGTGATCGCGATGACGCTGGGGCTGTACGGGTTCTTCCTGTGGCGGCAGATGGGCGCGCAGGCTGCGGACTTCCAGGAGGTCACGGGGCCTGCCGGTGAGGAGGCCGCCCACCGAGCAGCCACCGTCGGCAGCGAGTCGGAGTCCGGTACCGCGTCGGAGTCCGCTACTGCATCGGAGACCGACACCGTCCCCGACGTCGACCACTCCCCCTCGATCCGCGAGATCATCGCCGAGCACCGGCCCGAGGTCCTTGCCCGCACTGCGTTGCTGGTGGCCACCGTGCTGCCGATCGTGCTGCTCTCCCACGACATGGCCACCCTGCTCGACGACGGGCTGGGCCGCGTGGGGGCTCCGGTCGCGCTGGCCGGGGTGCTGATCGCGATGATCGTGTTCACGCCGGAGTCGATCACTGCGGTGCGCGCAGCCCTCGGCGGCGAGATGCAGCGGGTGGTGAACCTGTGCCACGGGGCGCTGGTCTCCACCGTGGGCCTCACGATCCCCACCGTGCTGGTGATCGGGCTGCTCACCGAGCAGCACGTGGTCTTCGCCGAGTCACCGGCGAACCTGTTGCTGCTGGGCACCACGCTGGCACTGACCGCCGTGACCGCCGCCTCCCCGCGCGTCACGGCGATGCACGGCGCCGCTCACCTGATGCTGTTCGCGCTGTACGCACTGGCACTGTTCAGCTGA
- a CDS encoding DeoR family transcriptional regulator produces the protein MNVSKDKSSRWDHVLTLLSQAKRLSVTEVAADLGISESTVRRDFVEMERAQLARRTHGGIVAVDVAYSLATTPRSSDHAAAEREQVAAHAASLVAPGQIIGFNGGRTTTSTARRAVARPDIDGRDGRPGLTVVCAALNIATESVLRPSVRTVVLGGVAEPYSFELTGPLATATMRDLWLDVMFVGTIGLDVQAGLTCNSDAEAGVTRIMIGHSRRVVGLATADKIGHRALAGICPVSALTDLVIAGTITDELREHLAEASVRLHEV, from the coding sequence GTGAACGTGAGCAAGGACAAGTCCTCCCGCTGGGACCACGTGCTGACCCTGCTGTCCCAGGCCAAACGGCTCAGCGTCACCGAGGTCGCCGCCGACCTGGGGATCAGCGAGTCCACCGTGCGGCGCGACTTCGTGGAGATGGAACGCGCGCAGCTGGCCCGCCGCACCCATGGCGGGATCGTCGCGGTGGACGTGGCCTACTCCCTGGCCACCACGCCCCGCAGCTCCGACCATGCCGCCGCTGAACGCGAACAGGTCGCCGCTCACGCCGCGTCCCTGGTCGCCCCTGGTCAGATCATCGGCTTCAACGGTGGCCGCACCACCACCTCCACCGCCCGCCGCGCCGTGGCCCGCCCCGACATCGACGGCCGAGACGGGCGCCCGGGCCTGACCGTGGTGTGCGCCGCGCTGAACATCGCCACCGAGTCGGTGCTGCGACCGTCCGTGCGCACCGTGGTCCTGGGAGGCGTGGCCGAGCCGTACTCCTTCGAGCTCACCGGCCCCCTGGCGACTGCCACCATGCGCGATCTGTGGCTGGACGTGATGTTCGTGGGCACCATCGGACTGGACGTCCAGGCCGGCCTCACCTGCAACTCCGACGCCGAGGCCGGGGTCACCCGCATCATGATCGGCCACTCCCGCCGCGTGGTGGGCCTGGCCACGGCCGACAAGATCGGCCACCGGGCCCTCGCCGGCATCTGCCCCGTCTCCGCCCTCACCGACCTGGTGATCGCAGGCACGATCACCGACGAACTGCGCGAGCACCTGGCCGAGGCATCGGTGCGACTGCACGAGGTGTGA
- a CDS encoding DUF368 domain-containing protein, with product MTDAPAPPRRHPLGNLARGALIGVVETIPGVSGGTVALVTGIYDELIESGAALTSAAKHLVTGPDRRAEALGHLRQVSWRLIVPLMIGMALAVFTVAGPISHLVEHNPQTMRALFLGLVAGSVMVPVALSGGSWRLPEIGLFLLGVIGAFFATSLPAAGLEPTAWVIAPAAAIAVCALVLPGLSGSFILLTLGLYQPTLTAVDERDLGYLAWFALWALVGLVVIVRIMRVLLVRHHRGTMVVLAGLMIGALRTLWPWQDSAGGLQAPEANWPLMMAVAVGGVVLVQLLVLIERRTLDRERAATTLEG from the coding sequence ATGACCGACGCTCCCGCACCGCCCCGCCGCCACCCCCTGGGCAACCTCGCCCGAGGGGCACTGATCGGCGTGGTGGAGACCATCCCCGGCGTCAGCGGCGGCACCGTCGCCCTGGTCACCGGCATCTACGACGAGCTGATCGAATCCGGGGCCGCGCTCACCAGCGCCGCGAAGCACCTGGTGACCGGGCCCGATCGACGCGCAGAGGCCCTCGGCCACCTGCGGCAGGTGTCCTGGCGTCTGATCGTGCCGCTCATGATCGGCATGGCGCTAGCCGTGTTCACCGTCGCCGGCCCCATCTCCCACCTGGTCGAGCACAACCCACAGACCATGCGCGCCCTGTTCCTGGGACTGGTCGCGGGTTCCGTGATGGTCCCGGTCGCGCTGTCCGGGGGCTCCTGGCGACTGCCCGAGATCGGACTGTTCCTGCTCGGCGTCATCGGCGCCTTCTTCGCCACGTCCCTGCCCGCCGCAGGGCTGGAACCCACTGCCTGGGTGATCGCGCCGGCCGCGGCTATCGCCGTGTGCGCCCTGGTCCTGCCCGGCCTGTCGGGCTCCTTCATCCTGCTGACCCTGGGCCTGTACCAGCCCACGCTGACCGCGGTCGACGAACGGGACCTGGGCTACCTGGCCTGGTTCGCACTGTGGGCACTGGTGGGCCTGGTGGTGATCGTGCGGATCATGCGGGTGCTGCTGGTGCGGCATCACCGCGGCACCATGGTGGTGCTGGCCGGTCTGATGATCGGGGCCCTGCGCACCCTGTGGCCCTGGCAGGACTCTGCCGGTGGACTGCAGGCGCCTGAGGCGAACTGGCCACTGATGATGGCCGTGGCCGTCGGCGGCGTGGTGCTGGTGCAGCTGCTGGTGCTGATCGAACGGCGCACCCTCGACCGCGAGCGCGCGGCCACTACCCTGGAGGGATGA
- a CDS encoding copper resistance protein CopC, which produces MRPTTCALPATPARRSSPGLPVLLAVLATVLLGAAMLLAPAPAHAHDSLISSDPADGATLETSPEQITLTYSAEVLEVSPVVQISAGEGGEPVELTPVIDGPTVTAEIPEPLAAGTHTVQWRVVSSDGHPIEGSFTFTVETGPEPTEGQPTETADTATGEAAGTGEATASASESATASAAPEIPAPETGSAGTGQEEGADTLPLLLGVVGVAVLGVALAAFFALRRR; this is translated from the coding sequence GTGCGACCCACCACCTGTGCCCTCCCTGCCACACCTGCCCGCCGCTCGTCACCGGGCCTGCCAGTGCTGCTGGCAGTGCTCGCGACGGTGCTGCTCGGTGCCGCGATGCTGCTGGCCCCTGCTCCCGCCCACGCCCACGACAGCCTGATCTCCTCCGATCCCGCCGATGGCGCCACCTTGGAGACCTCTCCCGAGCAGATCACCCTCACCTACAGCGCCGAGGTGCTCGAGGTGAGCCCCGTGGTCCAGATCAGCGCGGGGGAGGGCGGCGAACCGGTCGAACTGACCCCCGTCATCGACGGCCCCACCGTCACCGCCGAGATCCCCGAGCCGCTCGCCGCCGGCACCCACACCGTGCAGTGGCGGGTGGTCTCCTCCGACGGTCACCCCATCGAGGGGTCCTTCACCTTCACCGTCGAGACCGGCCCCGAGCCCACCGAGGGTCAGCCGACGGAGACCGCAGATACCGCCACCGGCGAGGCAGCCGGCACCGGCGAGGCGACCGCATCTGCCTCCGAGTCGGCAACCGCGTCGGCAGCCCCGGAGATCCCAGCTCCTGAGACGGGATCCGCCGGCACCGGGCAGGAGGAGGGCGCAGACACCCTGCCCCTGCTGCTCGGTGTGGTCGGGGTGGCCGTCCTCGGCGTGGCGCTCGCCGCATTCTTCGCCCTGCGCCGCCGCTGA
- a CDS encoding antitoxin: protein MGIGDSLNNAVNKAKDHAEKNPDQVDKAFESGTKHVTDRTPDQYDQHVQKGSDAARDYLGGKGNDAAADKAAGTDPKQN from the coding sequence ATGGGCATCGGCGATTCGCTGAACAACGCTGTGAACAAGGCCAAGGACCACGCGGAGAAGAACCCGGATCAGGTCGACAAGGCCTTCGAGTCCGGCACCAAGCACGTCACCGACCGCACCCCGGACCAGTACGACCAGCACGTCCAGAAGGGCTCCGACGCAGCCCGCGACTACCTGGGCGGCAAGGGGAACGACGCTGCGGCCGACAAGGCAGCGGGCACCGACCCGAAGCAGAACTGA
- a CDS encoding pyrroline-5-carboxylate reductase family protein codes for MTPSAASKPDTTTVEVTVIGAGNMGGPVAKACLASGLPGDALTIVNSSQESSERAAKELGGRAGERDQAVSGADVVVLGVKPYQIVDLAGEIAEQLKDKAIVISLAAGITLEAIEKALPDGQAVVRAMPEYSPRWGPLIEGSGATSLP; via the coding sequence ATGACTCCCAGCGCTGCATCGAAGCCCGATACCACCACCGTCGAGGTCACCGTGATCGGGGCCGGCAACATGGGCGGCCCCGTCGCGAAGGCGTGCCTCGCCTCCGGGCTGCCGGGTGACGCCCTCACGATCGTGAACTCGTCGCAGGAGAGCAGTGAGCGCGCCGCGAAGGAGCTCGGAGGTCGCGCCGGTGAGCGCGATCAGGCCGTCAGCGGGGCCGACGTGGTGGTGCTCGGTGTGAAGCCCTACCAGATCGTCGACCTCGCCGGTGAGATCGCCGAGCAGCTGAAGGACAAGGCGATCGTGATCTCCCTTGCCGCCGGCATCACCCTGGAGGCCATCGAGAAGGCACTGCCGGACGGTCAGGCAGTGGTGCGCGCGATGCCTGAATATTCGCCTCGCTGGGGTCCGCTGATCGAGGGTTCGGGTGCCACGTCGCTGCCGTAG
- a CDS encoding HNH endonuclease yields the protein MTVASALSSASSLAEPIGAIRGAVRDLIEGATLPSSTRMRVLTKDSDAGSLRAARPGQSLDPSDLVEAISGIEKLKNSLDALQSYYEVALRDERIRTQQEAGLPKAKLGSGVGDEVALARGISPSRASRQLALRRVIVETLPGTWKRMAEGDVSAWTAEEVASSVFVLDDEDRLQIDQELAPVLHELSPRTAGRRARARADALDQEAALARIRRNHTQRHVSQRPAAEGMMRLSVLLPLHTGVAAFAALSAAADSARAQGDERSRGQVMADELAERVTGTPGAIVPVEIQLLMTDRTLLAGASDAAELEGQAIPGSVARHLALTGDLIPQVEPRSSTTDAHDATGQHPAAPDPSVPRWIRRLYADPVTGELESMDTRKRLFSGAVRRFVIARDRQCRTPGCEAAPRHVHHVERYADGGLTTPSNAAALCERFNYVAELPGWGTQAGPGSGELTITTPTGHTHVSPVPSLWERVGRPDGPGQGHTAIATATATARRSRGRGADPDDDPG from the coding sequence ATGACGGTGGCATCAGCGCTCTCCAGCGCCTCCAGCCTCGCTGAGCCGATCGGCGCCATCCGTGGTGCGGTGCGCGACCTGATCGAGGGCGCAACGCTCCCTAGCAGTACACGGATGCGAGTACTGACAAAGGATTCGGATGCCGGGAGTCTTCGTGCGGCACGTCCCGGACAATCCCTCGACCCTTCGGACCTCGTCGAGGCGATCTCCGGGATCGAGAAGCTCAAGAACTCCCTCGATGCCCTCCAGTCGTACTACGAGGTTGCCCTGCGTGACGAGCGCATCCGCACGCAGCAGGAGGCTGGCCTTCCCAAGGCGAAGCTGGGCTCGGGTGTCGGTGACGAGGTGGCCCTGGCACGCGGGATCTCGCCCTCTCGCGCGAGTCGCCAGCTGGCCCTGCGCCGGGTGATCGTCGAGACTCTGCCCGGCACCTGGAAGCGCATGGCTGAAGGTGACGTCTCTGCCTGGACCGCAGAAGAGGTCGCCAGCTCCGTCTTCGTCCTCGACGATGAGGACCGCCTTCAGATCGACCAGGAACTGGCCCCCGTCCTCCATGAGCTGTCACCCCGCACCGCAGGTCGTCGGGCACGAGCCCGGGCCGATGCGCTGGACCAGGAGGCCGCGCTGGCGAGGATCCGCCGCAACCACACACAAAGGCACGTATCTCAGCGGCCGGCCGCTGAGGGGATGATGCGCCTGTCGGTACTGCTGCCCCTGCATACAGGCGTCGCCGCGTTCGCCGCGCTCAGTGCCGCCGCAGATTCTGCTCGCGCACAGGGTGATGAGCGCTCGCGCGGCCAGGTGATGGCTGATGAGCTCGCCGAGCGCGTCACCGGCACGCCGGGAGCGATCGTTCCCGTGGAGATCCAGCTGCTGATGACCGATCGCACCTTGCTCGCCGGTGCCTCCGACGCAGCCGAACTCGAAGGGCAGGCCATCCCCGGTTCGGTTGCCCGACATCTCGCACTGACCGGTGATCTGATCCCTCAGGTCGAACCCCGTTCGAGTACGACTGACGCCCACGACGCGACGGGGCAGCATCCCGCGGCCCCCGATCCATCAGTGCCCCGCTGGATACGACGCCTCTACGCAGATCCCGTCACCGGCGAGCTCGAATCGATGGACACCCGCAAGAGACTCTTCAGCGGAGCTGTGCGCCGCTTCGTGATCGCCCGGGACCGCCAGTGCAGAACCCCTGGGTGCGAAGCCGCACCGCGCCACGTCCACCACGTCGAGCGATACGCCGACGGTGGCCTCACCACGCCCAGCAACGCGGCAGCGCTGTGCGAGCGCTTCAACTACGTCGCAGAGCTGCCCGGGTGGGGAACACAGGCGGGCCCCGGGTCTGGCGAACTGACGATCACCACGCCAACCGGCCACACTCACGTCTCACCGGTTCCCTCGTTGTGGGAACGAGTAGGGCGCCCCGATGGTCCCGGACAAGGTCACACGGCAATCGCAACTGCAACGGCAACTGCTCGCAGATCGAGGGGACGCGGGGCCGATCCGGATGACGACCCCGGATGA
- a CDS encoding SoxR reducing system RseC family protein translates to MATNERRVFDATWLPFGLPIGLIIGISVGMVWFDSLVLGAVLGVILGLALGAAIGFRRGDGGEEERIEDAWREEQLRAAEIRDVQVRQEELREGPSQSGLSQGGRPRTEGPGSDPSPEDPAPGSDRLR, encoded by the coding sequence ATGGCTACGAACGAGCGTCGCGTCTTCGACGCCACCTGGTTGCCCTTCGGGCTGCCCATCGGCCTGATCATCGGTATCTCTGTGGGCATGGTGTGGTTCGACAGTCTCGTCCTGGGTGCCGTGCTCGGCGTGATCCTGGGCCTCGCCCTGGGCGCAGCCATCGGCTTCCGCCGCGGCGATGGCGGCGAGGAGGAGCGCATCGAGGACGCCTGGCGTGAGGAACAGCTTCGCGCTGCGGAGATCCGGGACGTGCAGGTGCGCCAGGAGGAACTGCGCGAAGGGCCGTCGCAGAGTGGGCTGTCGCAAGGCGGCCGGCCGCGCACCGAGGGCCCCGGGTCAGATCCCTCACCGGAGGATCCCGCCCCGGGCTCGGATCGTCTACGGTGA
- the istA gene encoding IS21 family transposase: protein MVRKIRAKLVLQLRAEGLSGRAISSSQGMSRKSVRAVFEAADAAGIGWGDIADVADEQVYARLFPGRGEHESVFAQPDWEQVHREMARVGVTLKLLHGEYFDATTAAGDPAMGYDRFCRTYQHHVMVTGAASRVGHKAGQSVEVDWSGPTMELADPVTGEVSKVFLFVACLPFSRYAFCFPALDMRQESWLRAHVAMFEALGGTVPRIVPDNLKTGVVKHPREGEIVLNDAYREMAAHYSAAVLPGRVRKPKDKASVENTVAHVATWVIAGLRDQRFTSLPELAAAIGQRMEAYNAEPFQKRPGSRASVFDAEERPLLTPLPAVPYEISTWHYGRRVGRNGHVTFARNFYSAPFAHIGAKVDLRITARTLEIYQGSQRLTSHLLLPETASNEYRTNDADLPAGERFQAWDAQRVRAWADRVGPATVIVIQRIFESVPIVEQGLDPALAVLRLSRRFSVDRVEAACALALTGRVRSPRYAHLHPILATGQDKVAALRPPREEPAEDGGYVRGADYYAGGVR from the coding sequence ATGGTACGGAAGATCAGGGCGAAGCTGGTGCTCCAGCTGCGCGCAGAAGGTCTGTCGGGGCGAGCGATTTCGTCCTCGCAGGGCATGTCCCGCAAGTCCGTGAGGGCGGTGTTCGAGGCCGCTGACGCTGCAGGGATCGGGTGGGGCGATATCGCGGACGTCGCCGATGAGCAGGTGTATGCCCGGTTGTTCCCGGGCCGGGGCGAGCACGAGAGCGTGTTCGCACAGCCGGACTGGGAACAGGTCCATCGAGAGATGGCCAGGGTCGGCGTGACGCTGAAGCTGTTGCACGGCGAGTACTTCGACGCGACCACGGCGGCTGGGGATCCGGCGATGGGGTATGACCGGTTTTGCCGCACCTACCAGCACCACGTCATGGTCACCGGTGCCGCTTCGAGAGTCGGTCACAAGGCCGGCCAGAGCGTGGAGGTCGACTGGTCCGGCCCCACGATGGAGCTGGCCGATCCGGTCACCGGCGAGGTCTCGAAGGTGTTCTTGTTCGTTGCCTGCCTGCCTTTTTCTCGTTACGCGTTCTGCTTCCCGGCGCTGGATATGCGCCAGGAGTCCTGGCTGCGAGCGCACGTAGCGATGTTCGAGGCGCTGGGCGGGACGGTCCCGAGGATCGTTCCGGACAACCTCAAGACCGGTGTGGTGAAGCACCCCCGCGAGGGCGAGATCGTCCTGAACGATGCGTATCGCGAGATGGCAGCGCATTACTCGGCGGCGGTGCTCCCGGGGAGGGTGCGGAAACCGAAAGACAAGGCGAGCGTGGAGAACACCGTCGCGCACGTCGCGACCTGGGTCATCGCCGGGCTGCGGGATCAGCGATTCACGTCCCTGCCCGAACTTGCAGCCGCCATCGGGCAGCGGATGGAGGCCTATAACGCGGAGCCGTTCCAGAAGCGGCCCGGATCCCGCGCCAGCGTGTTCGACGCGGAGGAGCGGCCGCTGCTGACGCCGCTGCCGGCGGTGCCCTACGAGATCTCGACATGGCACTACGGACGACGAGTGGGCAGGAACGGGCACGTCACGTTCGCGCGGAACTTCTACTCCGCGCCGTTCGCGCACATCGGCGCGAAGGTCGATCTGCGCATCACGGCCCGGACGCTGGAGATCTATCAGGGCAGCCAGCGACTGACCAGTCACCTGCTGCTCCCGGAGACCGCGAGCAATGAGTACCGCACCAACGACGCGGACCTACCTGCGGGCGAGCGTTTCCAGGCCTGGGACGCGCAGAGGGTGCGGGCGTGGGCAGATCGGGTCGGGCCGGCCACGGTGATCGTGATCCAGCGGATCTTCGAGTCCGTGCCGATCGTGGAACAGGGCCTGGATCCCGCGTTGGCGGTGCTACGGCTCTCTCGCCGCTTCTCCGTAGATCGGGTCGAGGCGGCCTGCGCACTCGCGCTGACGGGACGGGTCCGTTCACCGCGCTATGCGCATCTGCACCCGATCTTGGCCACCGGGCAGGACAAGGTCGCCGCCCTGCGTCCACCCCGCGAGGAACCCGCGGAAGACGGCGGATACGTCCGTGGCGCCGACTACTACGCCGGAGGTGTCCGGTGA
- a CDS encoding ATP-binding protein: MSVIDNDTKRKLREMGATALLDAIDAQDEAHVLGMSFQERLQLIVDEAHSIFNHGKVEGLIRRAGLRYPGADLRRLDLVEERGLNRNVIAQLATCSFIQRQQNVVFQGFTGSGKSYLGCALAKQACQHRLRAHYIRMPDLEEAWALAKDKPQGQTKFLRKYSTFSLLVIDEWLLDHPDEGMRSMLLELLERRYDTGSTVFCTQYPKKDWHARLGGAVHADAIMDRIVHNTIWIDTGDRNMREHTALPQ; this comes from the coding sequence GTGAGCGTGATCGATAACGACACGAAGCGGAAGCTGCGCGAGATGGGCGCGACCGCGCTGCTGGACGCGATCGATGCCCAGGATGAGGCTCACGTGCTGGGGATGTCGTTCCAGGAACGGCTCCAGCTGATCGTGGACGAGGCGCATTCCATCTTCAATCATGGAAAGGTCGAGGGTCTGATCCGCCGGGCGGGGCTGCGTTATCCCGGAGCGGACCTGCGGCGGCTGGATCTGGTCGAGGAACGGGGACTGAACCGGAACGTGATCGCGCAACTGGCAACCTGCTCCTTCATCCAGCGGCAACAGAACGTGGTCTTCCAGGGCTTCACCGGCTCAGGGAAGTCCTACCTCGGCTGCGCGCTGGCGAAGCAGGCCTGCCAGCACCGGCTCCGAGCCCACTACATCCGAATGCCCGACCTCGAAGAGGCCTGGGCCCTGGCAAAGGACAAGCCGCAGGGCCAGACGAAGTTCCTGCGGAAGTACTCCACGTTCTCGCTGCTGGTGATCGACGAGTGGCTGCTGGACCATCCTGACGAGGGAATGCGTTCGATGCTGCTGGAACTGCTCGAGCGCCGCTATGACACCGGCTCGACCGTGTTCTGCACCCAGTACCCGAAGAAGGACTGGCACGCCCGGCTCGGTGGAGCAGTCCACGCCGATGCGATCATGGACCGCATCGTGCACAACACAATCTGGATCGACACCGGCGACAGGAACATGCGAGAACACACCGCACTGCCCCAGTGA
- a CDS encoding nitrilase-related carbon-nitrogen hydrolase, whose product MASDDDHTPGYTIAIVLAGGTSSRMGGVDKTRLPVAGTSSLERVLRAAPADHLIVVGPEQQDAADLHARYSAWFVREDPPGSGPLAALARGVEEAQRLLTEGGPARILLLGGDMPLLRTETLTALREHATDRVAALEADGRTQFLCAAWPLRRLRAALDAVAHPDGGWQDLSLRRLYADLGPDELITRPAHGHEGADMDTPEDLDQVRRSAGARIALAQVRISEDVADNLETVRRTVAEAAERGADLLLLPEATLTPFGTDLRRTAEQHHQAFEALIEQLSAQHDLVIVAGSFTVADGDRVHNTVIARGPGVHADYRKIHLFDAYGSRESETVAPGTDLVTIDLDGTCLGIATCYDVRFAEQFTALARQGAHAILVPLAWAEGPTKSEQLRLLLRARALDSTSVILAADQAPPPDYTGRAPRGIGESAVISPLGKVQAELGREEGMLVVDLDLAEVDEARRSLPVLEHGTAADDVFRRSS is encoded by the coding sequence ATGGCGAGCGATGACGACCACACCCCCGGCTACACCATTGCGATCGTGCTGGCCGGAGGCACCTCGTCCCGCATGGGAGGGGTCGACAAGACCCGCCTGCCCGTGGCCGGAACCAGTTCCCTCGAGCGCGTGCTGCGGGCAGCCCCCGCGGATCACCTGATCGTCGTCGGCCCCGAACAGCAGGACGCCGCTGACCTCCACGCCCGCTACAGTGCCTGGTTCGTGCGGGAGGACCCACCCGGCTCGGGTCCACTCGCTGCACTGGCCAGGGGAGTGGAGGAGGCGCAGCGGCTCCTAACCGAAGGGGGACCCGCGCGGATCCTGCTGCTCGGCGGCGACATGCCGCTGCTGCGCACCGAGACCCTCACCGCCCTGCGCGAGCACGCCACCGACCGCGTCGCTGCACTCGAGGCCGACGGGCGAACGCAGTTCCTCTGCGCCGCCTGGCCGCTTCGCAGGCTCCGCGCCGCCCTCGACGCCGTCGCGCACCCCGACGGCGGCTGGCAGGACCTCAGCCTGCGACGCCTCTACGCCGATCTGGGGCCCGACGAGCTGATCACCCGGCCCGCCCATGGCCACGAAGGAGCCGACATGGACACCCCCGAGGACCTCGACCAGGTGCGCCGCAGTGCCGGGGCCCGCATCGCCCTCGCGCAGGTGCGGATCAGCGAGGACGTGGCAGACAACCTCGAGACCGTGCGCCGCACCGTCGCCGAGGCCGCCGAGCGCGGTGCCGATCTGCTGCTGTTGCCCGAGGCCACCCTCACCCCCTTCGGCACCGATCTGCGCCGCACCGCCGAACAGCACCACCAGGCATTCGAAGCACTCATCGAACAGCTCAGCGCACAGCACGACCTGGTGATCGTCGCCGGCTCTTTCACCGTGGCCGACGGGGACCGCGTGCACAACACCGTGATCGCCCGTGGCCCCGGCGTGCACGCCGACTACCGCAAGATCCACCTGTTCGACGCCTATGGCAGCCGTGAATCCGAGACCGTGGCCCCCGGCACCGACCTGGTCACCATCGACCTCGACGGAACCTGCCTGGGCATCGCCACCTGCTACGACGTGCGCTTCGCCGAGCAGTTCACGGCGCTCGCCCGCCAAGGTGCCCACGCGATCCTGGTGCCGCTGGCCTGGGCCGAGGGCCCCACCAAGAGCGAGCAGCTGCGCCTGCTGCTGCGGGCCCGCGCACTGGACTCCACCAGCGTGATCCTCGCTGCCGATCAGGCCCCGCCCCCGGACTACACAGGCCGGGCCCCCCGCGGGATCGGCGAGAGCGCCGTCATCTCACCACTGGGGAAGGTGCAGGCCGAACTGGGACGCGAGGAGGGGATGCTTGTGGTGGACCTCGACCTCGCCGAGGTCGACGAGGCACGCCGTTCCCTGCCCGTCCTCGAACACGGCACTGCCGCCGACGACGTGTTCAGGCGTTCGTCGTAG